The following nucleotide sequence is from Candidatus Hydrogenedens sp..
ACGAGCGTTAGTAATCAACATCTCTTTAGTTTCATCTGTTAACCCTAAAAAAGCTGATTGGATAGCATCCTGTTGCCAACCATGATAGTCTTTTGCATGCCGTTTTTGGAAACTATTAATGGCTATGTCTATATTAGGTTTGCCGACAGCGAAAATTCGATATGGGAATACCGCGTATAATTCTGGATTTTCCACATTACTTCGTTTGGGATTAAATACCCGTGCAGGTAGGATACTTTTGTCTTTTACAGGAATAGGAACAATAGAGTTTAATAATTGTTCCCAGCGTGTTTTTTCTTCAGGTGATAGGAGAGGATTGTTTAAAGCGATGAGTCGAGGTAAAACTGCATGTAAACCAGAAACAGTGGGGGTGTCGTCAGTTACCCCTTCTTGATATGTTTCGACCGCCTGTGCAGGGTGAATAACTAACATTCCGTTCTTATCTTTTGAAAACCGTGTTTCAAAAAAACGGATAATTTCTCTTGCATAAGGGAGTAGCGTTTCTTTAAGAAAGGTTTCGTCATGTGTAAAGTTATAGTAATCTAACATTATCAGTGTCAGTTCCAGACCACTTGCCCAAATCCAGCGTATGTATGGGTTTGTTATTTCACCTACTTTCAAACCTGTTCGGTCAAAGCCATAATCGCGATTGCGGAGTAAACCCCAGAAATATATCGTTTCAGGCATGTAAATTCCTTCACAATTCCAGTAAACTTTGTTCCGTAATTTGCTAATGTCCATTACACTCATGTAAAGATCGAACATGGGTTTCATTAAATCAAAATCACCTGAAGATAAAAGAGGCCAATAGGGTAATCGTGTGTTTTGCCACCAATAACCACCTCCCCAGCGACGATAATCTGGGTCGGATTTAAGTTCGTCGCCCTCACGCCATTCTACTGTAAAGATGGAACCATTAAATTTGACAGGGAATGTCCCACGACTACCGCAGGCAGTAATCCACCGTTGTAGAGTATATACCTTACTTGCCCATTCAGCGTCTGCGTCACCGCTTGCGACAATCCAACTTCTCTGCCAGAAATTTCGCCACCAATCTTTATGTTGTTCGAAGGCTTTATTCTCTGCAATTGTTAATACCTTTTCCCTTTCTCTTACTACATCACTTAACCATTCTTCAGGGGTTGTAGGATGCATTGTCTTGCCTAATATATACACAGTGTACTTTTTTTGTCCTTTCCCTTGAAGAGTGAATTTGTCCATTTTTTTCAAATCGTTTGACCAGATGCTACAGCCAAAAATTCGATTTAGAAGAGGGTCTTTAAAATTATTTTTGTATTCACCGAAGCCCTGTAAATCCATAGAATAACCCCATATAGAATGATTATTCTGATGGTATACAACTAATCCACTAAAAGGTGGGTTATCTAAAACTATATCGGGATACACTATCCCTTCTTCAGTTTTTTGAATAAGACTACTCTGGTTTACTTCATCTTCTGTATAATTCCTTGTTTGGGTACGCCAGACTTCCAGTATTACTTTTAAATCTACATTTTCTGCACTTTCCACATTTAATACTGCGGTGGGCATATTTGCATCTATACGGAATATGGCCTTTGTTTTTCCTTGGTTGCCTTGTATTTCGATGGTTCCATCTTGCAAATGTAATCGCTGAGAAAAATTGGAATTTACCCCTGTCAAAGTTGGTGTAATCTGGAAGCGAACTCGTGCTAATTTTAATAGCTGTCCGTTGTCGTCCCATGAATCGGTTTTACTGATAAGTGCCACAATATCACCATTTTCTTCTATCCATACATTTGCTCCAATGTCTCCATTACCAATAGGCATTGAATCAGATGAATTCCTACCTGGTGTATTCCAAACTTCATCATAGCAGTCAGGATAATTTGCGGGCTGTGCCTGACAGAATAGAGAAATGCAAACTAATAAAAAAGTTAACGAAAGCAATCTTTCCATACCTAACCTCCTAAATGATTTAATTTTTACTATTGTAGCATAGAATTTAGTCACTAATAATAGGAATGAATGAAAATAATATAACCAAGGACTATCTTGCCTGTGAGTATATTTATATGGGTATTTAACGCCTCACTTTTCTTCTCTTTATATAAGGGTTGCTCCCATTGCTATTCTCATGTGAAACATCTGGTTTTCTAAACCGTGAGAAAGTGATGGAATGGGACAGATATAATGAAAAGGATGTAATTTGTAAATCCATTCAATTTAATGCAAAAGTGTTGACGATACAAAATGTTATTGAATTTTTTGAATTATTGGGAAAACGAAAAGTCATCAGGATATGCAGTAGGGATAGACTGTATAAAATTGGAGTAAGTGATATTTCGATAACAGACTTTTGACTAACATTCTATTTGATTTTCCAGACCAATCCTTTTTTTCCTGTAATACCTTCGGCAATCTTCTGAAGTTTAACAAGAATCTTAATCTTTTCCTCAAAAGGAAGTTTTGCCTGTTCCTTATGATATCTTTCCTTTTCTTTAAAAATTTTATTTCTTGTAATTTCTTTCCCTTTTCTAATAATTTTTATATTGCTTTTTTTATTTGATATGTTTATCCTATCCATTCTATTTTAAACCTCTCTAAAATTATACTTAATTTTTTCTTATTTAAATTTTTTTGTTCTAATAGTTTTTCTACCCTGTCCTTATCTTTTTTACGACCTACTTTTAATAATATTGCTACTAAGTATTCAGGAGAAAATACTTTCGTGGGGATATTCTCAAATTTTATTTCTTTTGCATTTTTTATTGCTTCTTCCTCTAATTCATTAGCAACAATAAACTGAACAGGAATACCTTCAATAATAATATGTTCTCCTTCCCATTTGTATCCTTTCTTTATTAAAAAATCATACATATCAGAAATATCTATAATTCCTTTTTTATCTTCTCCTTTTGGAATAATAAATATATCAAGATCGTAGGTTAAAAAAGCCTCAATATAGAACAATGTGGCTATTCCACCCCCAATAGCATAA
It contains:
- a CDS encoding DUF5703 domain-containing protein yields the protein MERLLSLTFLLVCISLFCQAQPANYPDCYDEVWNTPGRNSSDSMPIGNGDIGANVWIEENGDIVALISKTDSWDDNGQLLKLARVRFQITPTLTGVNSNFSQRLHLQDGTIEIQGNQGKTKAIFRIDANMPTAVLNVESAENVDLKVILEVWRTQTRNYTEDEVNQSSLIQKTEEGIVYPDIVLDNPPFSGLVVYHQNNHSIWGYSMDLQGFGEYKNNFKDPLLNRIFGCSIWSNDLKKMDKFTLQGKGQKKYTVYILGKTMHPTTPEEWLSDVVREREKVLTIAENKAFEQHKDWWRNFWQRSWIVASGDADAEWASKVYTLQRWITACGSRGTFPVKFNGSIFTVEWREGDELKSDPDYRRWGGGYWWQNTRLPYWPLLSSGDFDLMKPMFDLYMSVMDISKLRNKVYWNCEGIYMPETIYFWGLLRNRDYGFDRTGLKVGEITNPYIRWIWASGLELTLIMLDYYNFTHDETFLKETLLPYAREIIRFFETRFSKDKNGMLVIHPAQAVETYQEGVTDDTPTVSGLHAVLPRLIALNNPLLSPEEKTRWEQLLNSIVPIPVKDKSILPARVFNPKRSNVENPELYAVFPYRIFAVGKPNIDIAINSFQKRHAKDYHGWQQDAIQSAFLGLTDETKEMLITNARRKHESSRFPAFWGPNYDWIPDQCHGGNLMSTFQFMLLQWDGEKIYLFPAWDKHWNVDFKLFAPNKTQVRCVMKNNAIETLEISPETRKNDVAVLLK